Genomic window (Candidatus Binatia bacterium):
CTCGAAAAGCCCACGATCGAGCTGTTCGCCAAGGCCGGCTGGTACATCCAGACCAGCGGCCGCAGCTACTTCCCGACGATCGACGACGACGCCATCCGCTGCTCGCTCATGCGACCGCAGGAGATGCCCCGCTACCTCGAGAGCGGCGCGCTCGACGGCGGCGTCACGGGCCAGGATTGGATCGTCGAGAACGACTCCAAGGTCCACACGCTGTGCGACCTCGTCTACTCGAAGGTGAGCCTGCAAGGCACGCGCTGGGTCCTCGTCGTGCGCGACGACTCCGACGTAAAGAAGCCCGAGGATCTCGCCGGAAAGCGCATCTCGACCGAACTCGTCCACGTGACGAAGCGCTTCTTTGAGGAACGGAACATCCCCGTCGAGGTCGAATTCTCGTGGGGCGCCACCGAAGCGAAGGTCGCCGAGGGTCTCGTCGATGCCATCGTCGACGTCACCGAAACCGGCTCCACGTTGCGGGCCAACAAACTGCGGATCGTGGCCGACCTCCTGACGTCCAACCCTCAGCTCGTCGCCAACCTCGAAGCCTGGAAGGACCCCGCGCGGCGCGAGAAGCTCGAGCAGATCTCACTCCTGCTGCGCGGTGCGCTCGAGGCGCAGACTCAGGTGGGTATCAAGCTGAACGTCCGCAAGGACCACCTGGGGGAGGTGATCGCCCTCCTCCCGAGCCTCACGGCTCCGACGGTCTCGAACCTCTACCCGACCGAGCAGCTCCACGGTGAGGAATGGTTCTCCGTCGAGACGGTCATCAGCGAACGGGCCGCCCGCGACCTGATCCCGCGCCTCATCAAGGCCGGGGCGCTCGGCATCATCGAGTACCCTCTGAACAAGCTGATCTGAGGGTCTGCGGGCGCAGGTATCGCCCTGGAGCCGAACGACGAAATGCGATGAAGGAGAGCGGCGCCTAAGCGCCGGCTTCTTCCGAATCGTCGTAGCCGAGAGCGGCGCGGAAGCCCTCCCGCGCGCCGTGCGGCATGATGTAGATGCCGTCCCAGCCGCAGACTTCCTCGCACAGCTTGCAGCCCACGCAGGTCTTCTCGTTGACCTCGACCAGCCCCAGATAGGCCGCCGCGTTGTCGGGCGACGGGGTGATCGAATCGAACGGGCAGACGTCGATACAGACGCCGCAGCCGTTGCAGTTGTCCGGGTGGACGACCGCGAGCGGTCGCTCGGCCTTCTTCAGCACCGAGGTCATGTTCCCGTACGTGTCGAGGATCGCCTCGTCCGGACAGATGACTCCACAAGCGCCACAATCGATGCACATCGTGGACTCGATGAAGTAGGCCTTCTTGGGATCCCCCGAGATGGCCCGAGTCGGACAGCGCTGCTCGCAAGCACTGCAGCCGGTGCAGTTCTCCGCAATGATGAAGAAAGGCATGAGGGCGTTATTCCATCATGTCGCGAAGAATCTCGTCTTCGCGTCCCTGCCGAATGAACTCATCGTTCCGGCGCGCCTCGCGGAAGCCGAGGTACGTGAACCAGAACAGCAGAAACAGCATCCCGATGATTGGGATGTTGTCCGGCAGGAACATGATGAAGAGGAACGCCTCCAGGGCGGTCGCATCATGGGCGAGGTGCATGATTTTTGGCTACCAATGGCGAAAAGCAGAGTCAATCCAGGGCTTCTCGCGGATCGGCCGATTCTTGGTCTTCAGAGGCCCCCACACCCATCGCTCCGACGATGCCGGAGAGCTGCTGGATTTGATCCCGAGCGGCGACGAGCTGCTCCAGGAGAGCGGATACGCGAGCCTGGGCCGCGTCGAGCTCGTCCCTGGAGATTGCGGCGGCGGCGCTCCGGACCTGCTCGTATCGCTGTACGAGTTCCGCGACACCGGCAAACCCGTTGTCCCCCAACCGACGGAGGAACTCCCCGTGCGAGCGAAGAACTTCGTCGGTCTCCTGCCTCAACTCCTCATTCAACATAGCAGGGTTCATACCGCGCGGTCTGTGCGGGCGGAAGAGAGAATCAAGCCACGCGGCGCGTTCGAGACGCATCCTGCTCGCTGTCGGCTATGGCGGCACGTGCAACATCGACGATCTGCGGTGCGAGACGATCCCAACGGTGGTGCTCGCGCAGCACCTGGAGCGCCGCTCGGCCACGGCGAGCGCAGTCGCGAGGAGCGCCGAGTGCGGAGACTAATGCCGACGCGAGAGCTTTGGGCGTGTCGCCATCGACGACCCAACCCGTCTCGCCCGGACGAACTCCTTTGGCCGATGCAGCAAGCGCGAGCGTCGGCGTTCCGCTCGCCATGTAGTTCAGAGTCTTGATCGGGAAGCCGGACCACGACGCGCGCGGCGACACGGCGACCATTGACGAGCCGAGTTCTTGGGCAACCTCGTCGAGCGAAGTCACGACCCGCACACGAACCCGTTCGCCGAGATGCGCTCGCCTAAGCCGCCGAGCCGCACCGCCACGCTGCACGTGCGTCACGAGGACCAGCTCGCTCGAAGGATCCCGCGCCTCGACGAGCCTCCACGCCGACAACAGCAGCTCCAGATTCTGGTAGCCATCGAGATTGCCCGTGAAGATCGCGCGGCGTTTCCTTAGCTTCGCCCGGTGCGCGTCGAACGGCGTCGGGTCGAGCCCCGGCGGGATGACCGAGATCCGGTGCGACTCCACGCCGAGTGCCCCCAAGTGCGCCGAAACATCGTCGCTAAGGGTCACCACGCGGTCTGCGAGACGCGGAAACGTGCGATCGCACCACGCTCCGAATCGTCCAGCCGCTCCCCGAAGCGTGCGCGGTGCATACGTCGGAAGCTCGTCCGCGAAGACGTTGTGGCTGTGGTAGACGACCGGCACACCGCGCAGTGCACGAACCGCAAGAGACGTGACGAGCCCCTCGTAGTTGTGCGCATGCAGGACCTGCAGCCCTTCGCGCGCGACCGTCGACGCGAGCCGCGCGGTGAGCGTGGCATCCACGAGGGGCCGAAGCAGACCGGTCAGGCCGCCCGCGCGGGCACGGGGAACGGCGGGCTCGACGGCGTGCGTGTGGTACGGACGCTCGCGCGCACGGGGGTCGAGTGGTGCGATGAGGTGCGTATCGACGCCCTCCTCAGCGAGAGACTCTGCCATCTCCTGGATCAGGACCTGGGAGCCGCGCGGCGCCGGAAAGGCGCATGCGGCAACGAGACCTACGCGGAGATCCTCTTCGGCTCGTACTGGATTCCTATTCACGACTTGGCCGCGACGCCCTAGGCGGCGTCGCCCCCGGGTCATCGCATCCAGGAGCCCGTTGCGCCAGACTTCGTCTGCCCGGGACCGAGCGAGCGCCCTGGCAACTCCGCCGCAACCGGAACGCCGAGCTCGCCCAGGACCGTCGGCGCCAGGTCCAGAACCGAAACGGGGCCGGCTGCGAGCGGCACGCTCGAGAGCAGCAAGCCGCGCTCCGGTGCCGCGCCCAAGCCCCGGTGCCCGCCGCGCCCCCCCAAGGCGCTCGAGGCGATCACCTCGCCCGCTGCGCCTCCCTCGGCGTCGTCGGGCGCCCCGCCGAAGCCGGCTGCAAACGACACGACGAGTTCGGCTGCATTTCCATCGAACGGCCCCAGCGGCTCCGGACCTCTGCGCAGGATCTCCTCCACCACCGGTGATGCCGTGGCCCCGTATCGGAGCGTCCGGAGACCGGCCGAGATCTCTTCGAGCAACACCTGCGCCTCGAGGCCGGGCGCGACGATGCCATCGCGCTCTCGCCCCGCGAGGTTCAGGTAGACCTGTCCCGAGCCGATCGCGTATGCGCGGGTTCGCCCCCAGTCGACGTTCTCGAGGCCACCTCCGGTCCCGGTTCTCGTCTGGAAACCCTCTCGCTCGAGCCAGGCGTTGAGGCTGACGGCCCGACTGAAGCGGTCGGATCCGTGGGTGGACACGACGAACAAGATTGTGTCTGCCGGCAGGTGACGCCGGACATCCCCGATGATCCGATCCACGGCGCGGTACGCGTGCTCGACGAGGCCATCGGCCTCGTCGTTCCCGAACAGCCGCAACACGTCACCCGTCTCCGTGAAAACCGAAACGACGAGCTCCGCATCCCGTTGGTCGATCTCGTGCAGAGTCGCGCGACGCGCCCAGTCGAGCGCGAGCCCGGCGTGGCCGACGAACCCGGCCTCATCCACGACCTCTGCCTCGTACGCCGAAGCGGAGCGCGCAGCGCCCAGCGGCTCGAACAGACCCACCTGCATCGCGAGCTGCGATGCGAACTCCGGGGGCGCCGAGATAGGCCGCTCCGGATGCCGCGGGTCCACGGCCGGCGAGGAGACGTAGATTCGGACTTCCGGCTCGATCGACCGGACATACACGCGAATCGTCGCCGCCACAGAATGGAACGGGCTCACGTCGAAAACGATGCCCTGAAGCTCGCTCCACTTGCCCTCTTCCAAGAAGATCTCGCGCTCGCCGATGCTGATGCGGACCTTCGGACCGTTGCGAGCAAACGAGATCGGAACCGGCGGCGCCGACCACCCGTCGACTTCGATTCCCGAGATCTCACCGCTGTCCGCGCCCGACGTCGACCTGAGTTCCACGAAGCCGCCGCCCGGAGCCACGTCAAACACGCCCACGCCACAAAGCGACCGGCCGTGCTCCAGACTACGTGGCGGGAAGGCGTACGGCACCCGGAGTACGACGGTCCTCACACCGGCCTCATCCGCGCGTTCCCAGAACGTCGCGCCTTTTGCCCCAGACGTGGCTGTGGGCCCGTACAGCGGGAATCCCAGCACCATCTCTGGGCCGCCGAGCGACTGGACTGCGTCGAGAACCTCGTAGGTCGCCGGGTCCCGCCGCATCCGCCCGAACACGCCGTGCTCCGCGGGCGTGAGCCCCGTCGAGAACGACGTCCACGCGACCGGCGCGGCGACCGGCAATGTCGTCTCCAGCGGACGGTAGTCGCCGTCCTCGATCAGAGCGTCGATGTTCGGAAGCTTCCCGTCCGCACGCAACGCATCCAGGCGCTCGGGATCGAGGCCGTCGAAGCCGAGCACCACGACGCGCGGGTTCCCCACAACGCCGGCGCCACGGCGCTGACAGGCCGACACACCCATGAGAACGGCGAGGCCGGACGCAACGAGGGCGCAGAGCCCGAAGCCCTGCGCCCTCGTCCTACGCATCTTTTCTTCCGCTTCCTGCTCGCTGCGTCCTTAGGTCGAGACGCCGCAAGAGCCGGAAAACGTGCGGATCAGGCGTTTGCCGCGAACCAGTCGACGGTGAGCTTCATTCCGTCTTCGAAGTTGACGAGCGGCTCGTACTTGAGGAGTTCTCGCGCCTTCGAAATGTCGGCCAACGTGTGCTTCACGTCGCCGGCACGATCCGGCTCGTGGTTGCGCTTCACCGGCTTACCGAGACCCTTCTCGACTTGGGTGAGCACGTCGAGCAAGGAATAGCGCTCGTTACACGCGATGTTAAACGGCTCGCCCGCCACACCCGGCGCTTTTGCAGCCAGGAGGTTCGCCGACACGACGTTGTCGATGAACGTGAAGTCGCGCGACTGCTCGCCGTCCCCGTGCACCTCGGCCGCTTCGTCGGCCAGTGCGGCGCAGATGAAGCGTGGGATAACCGCGGCGTACTTTGATTCCGGGTCCTGACGGGGCCCGAACACATTGAAGTACCGCATCGACACCGTCTCGAGATCGTAGAGGTTCGAGTAGATCCTGCAGTAGTACTCGCCCATGATCTTCGAAGCCGCGTACGGGGAGATCGGCTGCGGGGTCTGCGTCTCGACCTTCGGCAGCGTCGGATCGGCGCCGTAGACCGACGAAGACGACGCGTAGACCACACGCTGCACGCCGGCCTTCTTCGAGGCGATCAACAGGTTCAGGATGCCGGTCACGTTCACGTCGTTGTTCGCCCGCGGATCATCGATCGACCGAGGCACCGAACGCAGCGCAGCCTGCTGGTAAACGTACTGACAGCCCTGCACCGCACGCTCGAGCGCGTCGGGGTCCCGGAGATCCCCTTCGATGACCTCGACGTCGTCCTTGAACGCCGCGAGGTTGCTCTGCTTGCCAGTAGAGAAGTCGTCGAGGATGCGCACCTTCTCGCCGTTTGCGAGAAGCTGCGCGGCAATGTGCGAACCGATAAAGCCGGCGCCGCCCGTCACTAGGTTCATGAAGCTTGGTCTCCTTGGATCAGAAAAGGGTGTAGACGAAGGGCGAAGACGCCGTGGATCGTCCAAAATAGAGCAACAGAGCGGTGATGAGCAGGACACTCACAGCCGGAGTTATCCACCAAATCTTATACCTCCAGAGGAACTGAAGTAGCCCCTCCTCATGCTCATCGTCGACTTCTCCGGCCATACCAACTCCCCGCAAATGCTGAACGCCAGCACCACACCTTAGGCGTTCGACTCGATCAGGTCGAGGTCGCGGGTGGGCTCACGTTGAAGATCGGTTGATCGGCCTTGTTTCCGCGGTTCCGGAATTCCTCGCGTTTCATGCCGTAGGATTTCATCTTGCGATGAAGCGTCGCAGCGTCGACCAGAGCGTGCTTGGCGCTATGGCTGATGCCCCCTCGGTACTTCCGCAGGATGTGCCCGAGGTAGTCCTTCTCTGCGCGACGCAAAAACTCCTTTAGGGGCACCTCGTAGTCGAACGAGCGACGCTGGGAACCTTCGTTCGTGGCCCGGATCGGTCCGCCCCCCGGGATGTCGATGTCGCGGATCATCGGACCGCTGGTCTTCAGGATGGCGCGTTCCAAGAGGTTCCCGAGCTCGCGCACGTTGCCCGGCCAGCCGTATCCCATGAGGCTCGACAGAGCCTTGTTTGAGACGCGGTTGATGTTCTTCTCTTTGGCCAGCTGCGAGTTGCGCAGGAACTCGGCCACGAGCAGCGGGACATCCTCGATGCGCTCCCGAAGTGGCGGAATTCGAATCGGGACGACGTTCACGCGGTAGTAGAAATCCTCGCGCATCTGACCGCTGGCGACGAGCGCTTCGAGGTCGACGTTCGTCGCCGCGATCACACGCATGTTGACCTTCACTCGGCGGTTGCCGCCGAGGCGCTCGATCTCACGTTCCTCGAGGACCCGCAGCAACTTCAGCTGCATGTTGAGAGAGATCGACTCGATTTCGTCGAGGAACAACGTTCCGCCCGACGAGAGCTCAATCTTCCCTACTCGATCGTGAACGGCGCCGGTGAACGCACCGCGCTGGTACCCGAACAGCTCACTCTCGAGCAGCGTATCGGGGAACGCCGCGCAGTTGATTGGAACAAACTTGCCCGCCTTACGTTTCCCCTGGAAGTGGACCGCGCGAGCGCACAACTCTTTGCCCGTCCCGGACTCGCCGGTGAGGAGCGTCGTCGCATCGCTCGAAGCGAGCACTGCGATCTGGGAAAAGATCTCGTGCATCCGCGGATTGCGCGAGACCATGTTCGCAAACGAGTACCGGTCTGCCAGCTGCCCGCGAAGGTAGTTGATTTCATCGAGAAGGCGCCGCTTCTCGAGCACCTTCTCCGTCGCGAGAAGGATCTCCTCGTTCTGAAAGGGCTTGGTTATGTAGTCCGAAGCGCCCTGCTTGATGGCTTCGACGGCCCCTTTGATGCTCGCGTACCCGGTGATCATGATCACGTCGAGATCGGGCCAGCGACTTCGAACTTCACGCGTCAGACTTAGCCCGTCGGTACCGGGGATCTTCAGATCTACGAGCGCGAGCGAGTAGTCCTGCTGCGAGAGAAAGTCGAAGGCATCCGAAGCAGTCGTGGCGCTATCCACCACGTAGTTCTGCGCCCGAAAGAGCTCTTCGAGTTGTCGACAGATGAACGCATCATCGTCGATGATCAGAATTCGCGTCTCCATGCTCCTCCGGTCCTACTTCCCGAGCGCCAGGCGCACGACGCACCCACCGATTTCGTCTTGTTGACGCGAGGACGTCCGAAGCGCGCCCCCCTGCATGACGATCAACTTCCGTGCGATCGCCCATTCCATGACAGCAATCTCGAGCGGTGCTTCGCCGCCCGTCGCGTCGAGCAAGAACTCGACCGAGTCCGCATCGTCGCAGAGCGCGAGCGTGCACGAGAAGCTCTCGCGGTTGGCTCCACCCATGAGATTCGCAACGAGTCGCAACGCCAGCGAAAACCGCTGCGGGTCGAGCGAGACCATCGTGCCGGCCGCGGATTCGTCCACCGTCACGGTGACTTCCCGCTCGGGCAGCTCCGTTTGCAGGAGCGACTCACTGGCTGCGGCCACGTCCGGCGCCGACATTGTCATCGGCGACGCCTTGTCCGCCTCGAAGTAGCGCAACCCGAGTTCCAGGAATTCCTGGAACCGCTGCAGGACGCCGCTCATCTCTTCGGCCTGTTTGGCGCGGGCGGAGGCGTCCTCCTCCGAGCCGATTCGATCGACCCAGTAGAAGAGCTTGTGGAAGTGGTTCCCGGCGGAATGGCGGAGATCACGCACGACGTCCTCTTCGACGTGCATCATCTGGCCTGCCCCGGAACCACCTTCGTCTGCGTCGCGGGGCGCCTCGGGCGCCTCCACGGCAGATCGTGCCATCGCTTCCCGCATCGAACTCGCTCTACCCCCCGCTGCCGCCCAATCCTCGGCGACTCATCCATGTGTCGGCTGCCCGAGCCAGCGCCATTAGCGCCATCGTGGCTCTTTCGCACGATTTGGGGGTGAGGAGTTGCAGGAAACAACGGCAGTGCGCCGCCCCCCGACGACGACCGAAGCCGCCGAAGTACTTGATCTACTTACGTTTTATACCTGAACCAGGCCTGGACCACCGG
Coding sequences:
- a CDS encoding alkaline phosphatase family protein; protein product: MRRTRAQGFGLCALVASGLAVLMGVSACQRRGAGVVGNPRVVVLGFDGLDPERLDALRADGKLPNIDALIEDGDYRPLETTLPVAAPVAWTSFSTGLTPAEHGVFGRMRRDPATYEVLDAVQSLGGPEMVLGFPLYGPTATSGAKGATFWERADEAGVRTVVLRVPYAFPPRSLEHGRSLCGVGVFDVAPGGGFVELRSTSGADSGEISGIEVDGWSAPPVPISFARNGPKVRISIGEREIFLEEGKWSELQGIVFDVSPFHSVAATIRVYVRSIEPEVRIYVSSPAVDPRHPERPISAPPEFASQLAMQVGLFEPLGAARSASAYEAEVVDEAGFVGHAGLALDWARRATLHEIDQRDAELVVSVFTETGDVLRLFGNDEADGLVEHAYRAVDRIIGDVRRHLPADTILFVVSTHGSDRFSRAVSLNAWLEREGFQTRTGTGGGLENVDWGRTRAYAIGSGQVYLNLAGRERDGIVAPGLEAQVLLEEISAGLRTLRYGATASPVVEEILRRGPEPLGPFDGNAAELVVSFAAGFGGAPDDAEGGAAGEVIASSALGGRGGHRGLGAAPERGLLLSSVPLAAGPVSVLDLAPTVLGELGVPVAAELPGRSLGPGQTKSGATGSWMR
- the hisG gene encoding ATP phosphoribosyltransferase, encoding MSTSDAPLKLGIPKGSLEKPTIELFAKAGWYIQTSGRSYFPTIDDDAIRCSLMRPQEMPRYLESGALDGGVTGQDWIVENDSKVHTLCDLVYSKVSLQGTRWVLVVRDDSDVKKPEDLAGKRISTELVHVTKRFFEERNIPVEVEFSWGATEAKVAEGLVDAIVDVTETGSTLRANKLRIVADLLTSNPQLVANLEAWKDPARREKLEQISLLLRGALEAQTQVGIKLNVRKDHLGEVIALLPSLTAPTVSNLYPTEQLHGEEWFSVETVISERAARDLIPRLIKAGALGIIEYPLNKLI
- a CDS encoding sigma-54 dependent transcriptional regulator; this encodes METRILIIDDDAFICRQLEELFRAQNYVVDSATTASDAFDFLSQQDYSLALVDLKIPGTDGLSLTREVRSRWPDLDVIMITGYASIKGAVEAIKQGASDYITKPFQNEEILLATEKVLEKRRLLDEINYLRGQLADRYSFANMVSRNPRMHEIFSQIAVLASSDATTLLTGESGTGKELCARAVHFQGKRKAGKFVPINCAAFPDTLLESELFGYQRGAFTGAVHDRVGKIELSSGGTLFLDEIESISLNMQLKLLRVLEEREIERLGGNRRVKVNMRVIAATNVDLEALVASGQMREDFYYRVNVVPIRIPPLRERIEDVPLLVAEFLRNSQLAKEKNINRVSNKALSSLMGYGWPGNVRELGNLLERAILKTSGPMIRDIDIPGGGPIRATNEGSQRRSFDYEVPLKEFLRRAEKDYLGHILRKYRGGISHSAKHALVDAATLHRKMKSYGMKREEFRNRGNKADQPIFNVSPPATST
- a CDS encoding glycosyltransferase family 4 protein; translation: MTRGRRRLGRRGQVVNRNPVRAEEDLRVGLVAACAFPAPRGSQVLIQEMAESLAEEGVDTHLIAPLDPRARERPYHTHAVEPAVPRARAGGLTGLLRPLVDATLTARLASTVAREGLQVLHAHNYEGLVTSLAVRALRGVPVVYHSHNVFADELPTYAPRTLRGAAGRFGAWCDRTFPRLADRVVTLSDDVSAHLGALGVESHRISVIPPGLDPTPFDAHRAKLRKRRAIFTGNLDGYQNLELLLSAWRLVEARDPSSELVLVTHVQRGGAARRLRRAHLGERVRVRVVTSLDEVAQELGSSMVAVSPRASWSGFPIKTLNYMASGTPTLALAASAKGVRPGETGWVVDGDTPKALASALVSALGAPRDCARRGRAALQVLREHHRWDRLAPQIVDVARAAIADSEQDASRTRRVA
- a CDS encoding DUF5989 family protein, whose protein sequence is MAGEVDDEHEEGLLQFLWRYKIWWITPAVSVLLITALLLYFGRSTASSPFVYTLF
- a CDS encoding 4Fe-4S binding protein, whose amino-acid sequence is MPFFIIAENCTGCSACEQRCPTRAISGDPKKAYFIESTMCIDCGACGVICPDEAILDTYGNMTSVLKKAERPLAVVHPDNCNGCGVCIDVCPFDSITPSPDNAAAYLGLVEVNEKTCVGCKLCEEVCGWDGIYIMPHGAREGFRAALGYDDSEEAGA
- a CDS encoding SDR family oxidoreductase, which produces MNLVTGGAGFIGSHIAAQLLANGEKVRILDDFSTGKQSNLAAFKDDVEVIEGDLRDPDALERAVQGCQYVYQQAALRSVPRSIDDPRANNDVNVTGILNLLIASKKAGVQRVVYASSSSVYGADPTLPKVETQTPQPISPYAASKIMGEYYCRIYSNLYDLETVSMRYFNVFGPRQDPESKYAAVIPRFICAALADEAAEVHGDGEQSRDFTFIDNVVSANLLAAKAPGVAGEPFNIACNERYSLLDVLTQVEKGLGKPVKRNHEPDRAGDVKHTLADISKARELLKYEPLVNFEDGMKLTVDWFAANA